One stretch of Toxoplasma gondii ME49 chromosome XI, whole genome shotgun sequence DNA includes these proteins:
- a CDS encoding RIC1 protein (encoded by transcript TGME49_314875) — translation MITSFGQPSSLRLPPPFPAAGVPPVSLSPDDRESASSTSSRRPSSSVRSSSLPSPSAETVSRLPSASFSLSPCRTLLLVVQPLRLLLFSNLQHRVLLASFPRPPHTFHLGSHLAASWELCDPLSRRRESEVNRLAAASGARTPFYRIFVTCYPQATVCVYTVGFPGQVKARKRRESEREETSNSDAHALNGDVSRDESRSRPQESDGENKRENKRENGGENRGEEERKKKGFGEREACMRLETRLRSRASSPSLFPPCLFDADGSFTSGQSEDESEDEDDAFLFATGSDGRGLPGPAPLGTKRGLSGGGTFTPATVAAALSTPSLLLQHRPASLRSLELHLHAVLSLPVRGSASACSASHLVVGCSRQPALLFLPLDAVKTVNAVLYLSDFLPLSQTSSSTDTRGHVRDDVDKREETESEQEDDKRGGNVRTAEGRGSDCEARLVETVERSENSKSDRYVSCFAGSPSLRASSPSVSSEAFDARATCGRCLFSPMGHESVQEVIRWQEQHPEDVVLLPDLPDEALQDARAAQQAHRHLEEFLRRVSEDSRLSRAGSERSVDSEAVNGGESDKPARHGGEEEEGRERNGREVAEKEALAEQSPSLVRTLRALLGHERSQPPAMFSRLRTREDARDETYSPQPHTQPKTSLSSSVSSPLSSSLSSSLSSISASFFEPTQDDGRLLESSGPAGGEANVEEARRLQGVVTSLSEGIAQIALDLRLSLLGVVTTQGRLFLLSWDGPLLSGPRRGRSPERENSSPIGLLVRERYVVCCAFTSERSRLAVGLSTGEVEIYSLDFSHASTWGPSPAGVSSPRQSPRAGRAPEAGLEDGDCGGDGAQRSRREVEWRSARGATRGPRYPLRLLRRLSLRDASALGPDEPEGEMSLTHNEQRERQEGREARRRKRGERELGEPKSPRGSTSPSARSPSAPMSPRSSRSSSPSLSCSPYAHRRRRWHKQDEAEGPPVETVVWSDDGLALVVRWGSQGSGAKETGLSPSRVPSPVAVFSYTGRLLFCPFPPREELCMRAGGEALPRETQPSSASSEGDCRAGRRHLNLAGDGICFSPRPESRERLSIESLSSRDSTGTVSRTLGGRVALQLRKQMPPIPPATRPPTCAWTGLGLGLMVVQDARRHLGEAGRVERPYRRRASFDSALLSPSVSGNRGDSSSEDADDAARAGDRRQSQRSTLEAGEAGDLVQRQRDGRRPLRKRSESEDGRRREVTAAAHAVSSIFEFPVFRSAWLGVATNTVDTAGSRAASDTGDRILIGASCLLVWASAPHVPSSLSWSRIPLPPPAYLSPNWPIRQASLSPNGDTLLVCGRRGFAVFSLSQRKWRLVGDEQQERQLPTSLLPLGWYDSSIFFISIRTFDPDASPADSALAALAPLPVNSLSASSGLLRSLFPSQQARAAQAPPQDSNATWLIDERSLADLDGRRSFPSVSSPGSGVPAVAPLPVWRGPRGTAHAAEVTLERRVSTTPIAVSRQLPGLALQERESWERVLERVEALELQEEAAAYGGEAREAATGDSHKAMFSAADSGVGEKKQESEDRRPVSLMGRRVPRTGYALLFFDARGRLALENCIAAVRSLPARPLRTAVLSDRQKLGLHVRGPGLHAAGPRPSTGGGGREQETGIRRQCCRCRSLSQRDGAAARTNDAGETGDTENARGSCHGVHPGSVHETKKMRVRTCFLCRNLSNRDPDSSSTALSAFQPWTGNPVLAVYDALHLITSYQLHAVSGSGASSVSPDPPSYSSLHRTVSQPQASSVSRPASVSSWLPAASLADSRPACSLHSPRGAPSLLVGSAFSASLPVCAFDVVALWQVDVSACWVDHPLQIRFASPSLLVVHHAAGDVTALRLFPRDACEALARRAKRGPFKEEGRNPQQASNENTGPAAQRATEKEAPVDGRRNGLDVGESRAIQKTSGPATDKEINVFPQRSSSPTASSSPSSSLYLIPQYVAMQSETLACGVTSLWMDSPAQLTVFTPLHAPPGFCLPGLRTLIREATNEGEMRTRRDGEKDRRCLCVSCSWRLRDRRDWGCIARTDPSEDGRRVRDRSAKSEVEAVSRLEAAPVKDADREEQTATLSVPTNKDEKTQNAHAAAVLVDACRDAVGFSFRGSRETGKAPSNGHRPPVSGDDAEDARVVQSSLAASLPRSSLSPLPRTASVPQFPSSILPQPLNRFTCTYTPQHLPQFTHTRPHNHLPSSFPSLATAKEKKKKEKGNRRKEGESEACVPSDRRGRFFEERGDDPKTVEDEESQTVSPGEQADSRRNSLASAETPRKTSEKVAEAASSGAWTEGSLQGVSGDREETGPDDSADSFLVFSQRRRRIKTQRCGDLFVARPLNSATAFGDAVCSPFAPLPSHPPLLSLCQRKAVSPSASLASVADPLRSSSSPSNSRLPSPSSGRSRAPETERPHWAGTVDPVGRDGATEERRRGAAVAQENRGVPQLDDREQAESDAAEEAEGEQRWTLSQATWSHQKTQGQCTCMQRSFQRRELETQRRWRKRSNHATGASWTRFSDLACCTVGGIYIWMQATEGLSLAVLSFHFHCSSSDDELEAQESASRSATPACSAKGEDCETQWKGAKARKRTKPAVMSSSLSSLLDVEGRCALLLPIEQKPQPLLIAGVLAPLGVVVACSPSPVSLLSSSFAGPSVSVETSAAGETRISAPSLDLRLQLQPTLHPLLTRLLSVAAESSLSHQNRESPLQQASPPSVSAAPSSPGCPLSSSPCSLSPSPSCSLPSFLMQQACAPAPAFFACSGGTAAYEAAAALLFQIRASPFFSHLVELALYELVDAYLPVFSRELRAWTHAERLRGPPGASNSNGPEGLEEAVSCAASRDHGVLSRLQTRKHEQPCRDAADNRMQVSTGLPTAVRLDSAPLPRTAEAGDEAESDKWKLVHASARSPESPWECAKRRDKKRPVLRVGGARPEAYVLSLPQTQTDAFPSSARKEGDRARQRKEETVSLSGERNPGVDGATASHTKPGESRKGDMRCTSGQRSPRGSPGANARVSSENRGKETSLEETEAVASHRTLDALNAHQRVTNEASWKRGTSEERRAQVFLSLDELLISVDSEFVSSFSSTPLSGLELVAHTPHPASDTSGCSYASSRTRYVAAQKELTSLPGGQALFLFLQLLTRQHPSLLAKVVASCVRKTDPTRAPLILFPLLGRPPQSFFDDALRSHLLHTASLYLLLLQNVEGCLAVRTKRGLPLLQAALRLGVLGLARKLVRFLLAVVAPNATERSERGSSSECLAGLTGRARKMCGAAELETEAFDDRELEGQGTACDAEEAEMPWSGRDGAPKLWAPPRHWPGDRRPRAETHVKREDETAGAADRRGLVKCGERDANRGRLPARGRSGSDRRKEAHVGCAENEVNEEKQEVIRIYREVVDSVGDSLWGALAHLQWLRLFQLTSAFALDLPAWLVRLRPQLCRLFSLEGPPLGSSFSHSSSSVVSSSKHPSPPPSPFSSASSAELARDSKLQAVPFEAVVLSLSLQLGLPGPPFSVFSQSQWEALFSQVSAAASDTPTLTTPCLSSQVDSSLEPSRLESLCSSVDPHSPPWLSRSPPAHSAVSGVSSDRSDHAASVEESGGEVRSGVRRYVTPLSPPSFREFWMRDDMILPESSASSQSPTERRTGPLSSTPSSMQFDKAASPSSPWLLPSRLAPPAFVAGSDGEVALSDAVENLCQFFLRVFISADLPVLALALLAAARDEAGVKRIFALAPSLRCRVQMEKERRGRSGEAKQREESERRALEGLGESDEENNSKRERRKDEGGWTGMSRALLEWLTSLAQNAR, via the exons ATGATAACCTCTTTCGGTCAGCCGTCGAGTCTCCGTCTCCCGCCTCCTTTTCCAGCTGCGGGAGtgccgcctgtctctctctcgcctgacGACCGCGAGTCcgcttcctcgacttccagCCGTCggccttcgtcctctgttcgctcgtcttctcttccgtctccctcggCGGAGActgtttcgcgtcttccgtctgcgtccttttctctgtctccatgcCGCACGTTGCTCCTCGTTGTTCAGCcgcttcgacttcttctcttcagcaaCCTGCAACACcgcgttctcctcgcttccttcccCAGGCCTCCCCACACCTTCCATCTCGGCAGTCACCTCGCCGCCAGCTGGGAGCTTTGCgaccctctctctcgccggcgGGAGAGCGAGGTGAACCGCCTCGCGGCCGCGTCCGGTGCCCGAACGCCTTTCTATAGAATCTTCGTCACGTGCTATCCACAGGCCACCGTCTGCGTCTACACCGTCGGTTTCCCTGGTCAagtgaaggcgaggaaaagacgcgaaagcgagagagaagaaacctcGAACTCTGACGCCCATGCTCTCAATGGAGACGTCTCCCGCGACGAGAGTCGCTCGCGGCCTCAGGAGTCcgacggagagaacaagcgcGAGAACAAACGCGAGAACGGTGGCGAGAACAggggcgaggaagaacggaagaaaaagggattcggggagagagaagcgtgcatgcgtttggaGACGAGGTTGAGAAGCCGAGCGTCgagtccttctctctttccgccTTGTCTCTTTGATGCAGATGGGTCGTTCACCTCGGGccagagcgaagacgagtccgaagacgaggacgacgcCTTCTTGTTCGCGACAGGCTCCGACGGGCGGGGACTACCGGGGCCTGCGCCTTTAGGAACGAAGCGCGGCTTGAGTGGAGGAGGGACGTTTACCCCAGCGACAGTCGCAGCGGCTTTGTCGactccgtcgcttctcctgcAACACAGGCCAGCGTCTCTCCGGTCGCTGGAGCTCCATCTCCACGCCGTCCTCAGTCTCCCTGTCAGAGGCAGTGCCTCTGCGTGCTCGGCTTCTCACCTCGTTGTTGGCTGCTCTCGACAGCCCgcgctcctctttctccctcttgatGCCGTCAAGACTGTAAACGCCGTTCTCTACCTGTCGgacttcctccctctctcgcaaACCAGCTCTTCCACGGACACCCGAGGCCATGTACGAGACGATGTagacaagcgagaagaaacagagagcgaacaagaagacgacaAACGGGGAGGGAATGTGAGAACTGCCGAAGGACGGGGATCGGATTGCGAGGCGCGACTCGTGGAGACTGTGGAGCGTTCGGAGAACTCGAAAAGTGACCGATATGTCTCCTGTTTCGCTGGCTCTCCGTCGCTGCGCGCATCTTcaccgtctgtctcctcagaggCGTTTGACGCGCGGGCGACTTGCGGAcggtgcctcttctctccgatGGGTCACGAAAGCGTACAAGAAGTTATTCGCTGGCAAGAGCAGCATCCCGAGGacgtcgttcttcttccggaTTTGCCCGACGAGGCCTTGCAGGACGCTCGCGCTGCCCAACAGGCCCACCGCCACTTGGAGGAATTTCTGCGGCGCGTCAGTGAGGACTCTCGGCTGTCGCGAGCCGGCAGCGAGCGCTCTGTGGACTCGGAGGCCGTTAATGGCGGCGAGAGTGACAAGCCAGCAAGGCatggcggagaagaagaggaggggcgagaaagaaatggGAGGGAAgtcgcagagaaagaggcgctCGCGGAACAATCTCCGTCTCTCGTTCGCACCCTGCGTGCTCTGCTAGGCCATGAAAGGTCGCAACCACCGGCGATGTTTTCTCGTTTGAGGACCAGGGAAGACGCCCGAGACGAGACGTACTCTCCCCAGCCACACACCCAGCCAAagacgtctctctcctcgtctgtttcgtctccactttcgtcttctctctcctcttctctctcttcgattTCCGCTTCGTTCTTCGAGCCCACACAGGACGATGGACGCCTTCTGGAGTCGTCCGGACCCGCTGGAGGAGAGGCGAATGTTGAAGAGGCGCGACGTTTGCAAGGCGTCGTGACGTCTCTGTCGGAGGGCATTGCTCAGATTGCTTTGGATCTGCGCCTGAGTCTTCTGGGAGTTGTCACTACACAGggtcgcctttttcttctcagctgGGATGGACCGCTGCTCTCTGGGCCGAGGCGCGGCCGATCccccgagagagaaaacagttcGCCCATCGGTCTCTTGGTTCGCGAGAGATACGTCGTTTGTTGCGCCTTCACCTCCGAGAGGAGCCGCCTAGCTGTCGGTCTGTCAACGGGAGAAGTGGAGATTTACTCACTCGATTTTTCGCATGCCTCCACTTGGGGACCGTCTCCtgccggtgtctcctcacctCGGCAGTCGCCCCGCGCAGGTCGAGCCCCAGAGGCAGGCCTGGAGGACGGAGACTGCGGGGGCGATGGAGCCCAACGGTCCCGTCGGGAAGTGGAGTGGAGATCGGCCCGCGGAGCCACTCGAGGTCCTAGGTAtcccctgcgtctcctgcgccGCCTGAGTCTCAGAGACGCGTCGGCTCTAGGTCCTGACGAGCCGGAGGGCGAGATGTCGCTGACCCACAacgaacaaagagaaaggcaagaaggcagagaggcgaggaggagaaaaagaggtgAGCGTGAGCTTGGAGAACCGAAATCACCGCGTGGATCGACCTCGCCTTCCGCGAGGTCTCCTTCGGCGCCGATGTCTCCAcgctcttctcgttcttcttcaccctcGCTTTCTTGCTCGCCGTATGCACACAGACGTCGCCGTTGGCACAAGCAAGACGAGGCGGAAGGACCGCCTGTGGAAACCGTCGTTTGGTCGGACGATGGTCTCGCACTCGTGGTGAGGTGGGGCTCCCAAGGCAGCGGggcaaaagagacaggcctgtctccgtctcgagTTCCATCCCCAGTTGCGGTCTTCTCCTACACAGGCCGCCTTCTGTTTTGTCCGTTTCCGCCTCGCGAagagctctgcatgcgtgcggGAGGCGAGGCTCTTCCccgagagacgcagcctTCGTCCGCTTCGTCTGAAGGCGACTGCCGGGCTGGGAGGAGACACCTCAACCTGGCAGGGGACGGgatttgcttctctccgcgtccagagagccgcgagagaCTCAGCATCgagagtctctcttctcgagacTCAACGGGGACTGTGTCGAGAACTCTGGGAGGCCGAGTCGCCTTGCAGCTGCGCAAACAAATGCCGCCGATTCCACCGGCGACGAGACCCCCCACATGCGCTTGGACCGGGCTGGGGCTGGGCCTGATGGTCGTCCAGGACGCCCGGAGACACCTGGGAGAAGCGGGGCGAGTGGAGAGGCCGTACAGGCGCAGAGCGAGCTTCGACTCGGCcttgctgtctccctcgGTCTCGGGGAATCGCGGAGACAGTTCAAGCGAGGACGCTGACGATGCAGcgagagcaggagacaggagacagagtcagCGCTCGACGCtggaggcgggagaggcgggagatTTGGTGCAACGCCAGCGTGATGGTCGACGCCCTttgagaaagagaagcgaaagcgaagacggacgcagaagggaagtgactgcagcagcgcatgcagtatCGAGTATTTTCGAGTTCCCTGTCTTCCGGAGCGCTTGGCTAGGTGTGGCGACGAACACCGTGGACACTGCAGGCAGTCGCGCAGCCAGCGACACCGGCGACAG AATCTTGATTGGtgcttcgtgtctcttgGTGTGGGCGTCGGCGCCGCACGtaccttcttcgctttcgtgGTCGCGGATTCCTCTACCGCCGCCAGCGTATCTGTCTCCGAACTGGCCCATTCGCCAggcgtctttgtctccgaacggagacaccttGCTGGTCTGCGGCCGTCGCGGCTTCGCAgttttttcgctctcccAGAGGAAGTGGCGACTCGTGGGGGACGAGCAGCAGGAGCGGCAACTCCCCACCAGCCTCCTGCCCCTGGGCTGGTACGACTCCTCGattttcttcatctccatTCGAACGTTCGACCCCGATGCTTCGCCTGCAGACTCGGCCCTCGCGGccctcgcgcctctccccgtcaacagtctctctgcgtcttctggacTCCTGCGGAGCCTGTTTCCGAGCCAACAGGCTCGCGCGGCGCAGGCGCCTCCCCAGGACTCGAACGCGACTTGGCTGATCGACGAGCGCAGCCTGGCGGATCTCGACGGCAGGCGCTCCTTCCCCTCGGTCTCCTCCCCTGGGTCAGGAGTCCCTGCAGTTGCGCCGTTGCCTGTCTGGCGAGGCCCTCGAGGaactgcgcatgcagcggaagTGACTCTCGAGCGTCGCGTGTCAACCACTCCAATAGCTGTCTCGCGACAGCTTCCTGGCCTCGCGTTGCAGGAGCGGGAGAGTTGGGAGAGAGTTTTAGAGAGAGTGGAGGCTCTGGAGCTGCAGGAGGAAGCTGCAGCGTACGGCGGCGAGGCGCGTGAGGCGGCGACGGGCGACAGTCACAAGGCGATGTTTTCCGCTGCCGACAGTGGTgtgggagagaaaaaacaagagtCTGAAGATCGACGGCCTGTCTCCCTCATGGGAAGACGCGTCCCGAGGACAGGGTATGCGCTGTTGTTTTTCGACGCCCGAGGTCGCCTGGCTCTGGAGAATTGCATCGCAGCTGTTCGGTCGCTTCCTGCGAGGCCTCTGCGCACGGCGGTCTTGTCGGATCGACAGAAATTAGGTCTGCATGTCCGTGGGCcgggactgcatgcagcaggtCCGAGGCCGTCGACTGGAGGCGGTGGACGCGAGCAAGAGACAGGGATCCGAAGACAGTGCTGTCGTTGCAGAAGTTTGAGCCAGCGAGACGGAGCGGCAGCGAGAACAAAcgacgcaggagagacaggcgacacCGAAAATGCGAGGGGATCCTGTCACGGAGTGCATCCAGGGTCGGTTCATGAGACAAAAAAGATGAGAGTTCGCACATGTTTCTTGTGTCGAAACCTCTCAAATCGCGATCCAGATTCGAGTTCGACTGCGCTTTCTGCCTTCCAGCCGTGGACTGGAAATCCCGTGCTTGCAGTCTACGACGCTCTGCATTTGATCACCAGCTAtcagttgcatgcagtctctgGGAGTGGCGCCTCGTCCGTCTCGCCTGACCCTCCGTCGTACTCTTCACTTCACCGAACTGTCTCTCAGCCTCAggcctcgtctgtctctcgaccGGCGTCCGTCTCGTCCTGGTTGCCAGCCGCGTCTCTGGCCGACTCCCGTCCAGCATGCAGTCTCCACTCTCCTCGAGGCGCCCCTTCGCTGCTTGTCGGCTCTgccttctcggcttctctccccgtctgTGCGTTCGACGTCGTTGCTCTTTGGCAAGTCGATGTCTCTGCCTGTTGGGTCGACCATCCGCTCCAAAttcgcttcgcctcgccttctctcctcgttgtGCACCACGCTGCCGGAGACGTCACAGCTCTCCGACTCTTTCCGCGAGACGCCTGCGAGGCGCTGGCGCGCAGAGCGAAGCGAGGTCCTTtcaaggaagaaggcaggaatCCCCAACAGGCCTCAAACGAAAACACAGGACCTGCTGCCCAGAGGGCGACCGAGAAGGAGGCACCGGTTGACGGTCGGCGCAACGGCCTGGACGTCGGAGAATCACGGGCCATCCAGAAGACAAGCGGACCTGCGACAGACAAAGAAATCAATGTTTTTCCTCAACGAAGCTCCTCACCAACagcctcgtcttcgccgtcttcttcgctgtaCCTGATTCCTCAGTACGTCGCCATGCAGAGCGAGACCCTCGCATGCGGAGTCACCTCCCTCTGGATGGATTCGCCGGCGCAGCTCACTGTGTTTAcaccgctgcatgcaccacctggtttctgtctccctggGCTACGCACGCTCATCAGAGAAGCCACAAACGAAGGCGAGATGCGGACGCGACgagatggagaaaaagaccggcggtgtctctgtgtctcttgttCGTGGCGGTTGAGGGACAGGAGGGATTGGGGGTGCATCGCGAGAACAGATCCGAGTGAGGATGGACGGCGAGTCCGAGACCGATCTGCAAAGAGCGAAGTGGAAGCAGTTTCTCGACTCGAGGCTGCGCCTGTaaaagacgcagacagagaagaacaaacgGCAACTCTTTCTGTCCCGACgaacaaagacgaaaaaacgcagaacgcTCATGCGGCAGCCGTCCTggtcgatgcatgcagagacgcggtggggttctcttttcgcggttcccgagaaacaggaaaagcaCCGTCAAATGGACATCGCCCTCCTGTCTCAGGAGACGACGCTGAGGATGCTCGCGTGGTACAGAGTTCCctggctgcttctctccctcgttcttccttgtcGCCTCTCCCCCGCACAGCGTCTGTTCCCcagtttccttcctcgatTCTGCCTCAGCCTCTGAATCGATTCacctgtacgtacactcccCAGCATCTGCCGCAGTTCACCCACACGCGCCCGCACAACCATCTTCCGAGTTCCTTTCCGTCTCTGGCCActgcgaaggagaaaaagaagaaggaaaagggaaacaggaggaaggaaggtGAGAGCGAGGCCTGTGTTCCgagcgacagacgaggcAGGTTTTTTGAGGAACGCGGCGACGATCCGAAGACggtggaagacgaagaaagtcAAACTGTGTCTCCTGGCGAACAGGCGGACAGTCGCCGGAACTCTCTGGCTTCAGCTGAGACGCCCAGGAAGACTTCTGAAAAAGTAGCAGAGGCCGCGAGTTCGGGTGCCTGGACGGAAGGCAGCCTGCAAGGCGTCTCTGGagatcgagaagaaacaggaccAGACGACTCAGCAgattctttcctcgtcttcagccAGCGACGTCGACGAATAAAAACACAGAG ATGTGGAGACCTGTTCGTGGCGAGGCCTCTTAACAGCGCAACGGCTTTTGGGGACGCTGTCTGTTCTCCCTTCGCGCCTCTTCCGTCTCAcccgcctctcctctccttgtGCCAAAGAAAGgcagtgtctccttctgcctctctcgcgtcggTCGCGGATCCCCTGAggagttcttcctcgccgtcgaaCTCCCGtctcccttcgccttcttctgggcgctcgcgcgcgcctgagacagagaggccgcACTGGGCGGGGACAGTTGACCCTGTGGGGAGAGACGGCGCGACAGAGGAGCGCAGACGCGGAGCAGCGGTGGCGCAGGAGAACCGCGGTGTTCCGCAGCTGGACGACAGGGagcaggcagagagcgacgctgcggaagaagctgagggagagcagagatGGACGCTCAGCCAGGCGACGTGGAGCCAccaaaaaacgcaggggcagtgtacatgcatgcaaaggagCTTTCAGAGACGAGAGTTGGAGACGCAAAGGCGCTGGCGAAAACGTTCAAACCACGCAACAG GCGCGTCCTGGACACGATTTTCTGATCTCGCGTGCTGTACAGTAGGGGGCATCTATATCTGGATGCAGGCCACAGagggcctctctctcgctgttctgtCGTTTCACTTCCActgttcttcctctgacGACGAGCTCGAGGCTCAAGAGTCGGCTTCCAGATCGGCGACGCCAGCGTGCTCTGCAAAGGGGGAAGACTGTGAAACCCAATGGAAGGGTGcaaaggcgaggaaacgaacaaAGCCGGCTGTCAtgtcgtcctctctgtcttctctcctcgacgtcGAAGGTCGCTGcgccctccttcttcccatAGAACAAAAGCCACAGCCTCTCCTCATTGCAGGCGTCCTCGCCCCA CTGGGAGTTGTGGTGGCGTGCTCCCCGTCGCCCGTATCTCTTCTGAGCTCGAGTTTTGCGGGGCCTTCTGTCTCAGTGGAGACGTCAGCAGCAGGCGAGACTCGAATTTCAGCGCCGTCACTCGATCTTCGTCTCCAACTCCAACCGACGCTGCACCCTCTTCTCACCCGTCTTTTGTCAGTCGCTGCggagtcttctctctctcaccaaAATCGCGAATCACCTCTCCAGCAAGCTTCGCctccctccgtctctgctgctccttcttctcccggttgccctctctcttcttctccttgttctctctctccttccccgtcttgttctcttccttcttttctaATGCAGCAGGCGTGTGCACCTGCGccagccttcttcgcctgcagtGGGGGCACTGCGGCGTACGAAGCCGCTGCTGCACTGTTGTTCCAAATTCGagcgtctcccttcttctcgcaccTCGTCGAACTCGCTCTCTACGAACTCGTGGACGCATATCtccccgttttttctcgcgagtTGAGAGCCTGGACGCACGCCGAACGACTCAGGGGGCCCCCAGGAGCCTCCAACTCTAACGGCCCAGAAGGCCTCGAAGAAGCGGTTTCCTGTGCTGCGTCGCGCGATCACGgtgtcctctctcgcttgcaGACGCGCAAGCATGAGCAGCCTTGtagagacgcagcagacaaCCGGATGCAGGTTTCCACTGGGTTGCCGACGGCGGTGAGACTCGACTCCGCGCCTTTGCCTCGAACGGCAGAAGCtggcgacgaagcagagagcgacaaaTGGAAGCTTGTGCACGCTTCTGCTCGCAGTCCAGAGTCGCCTTGGGAGTGTGCAAAGAGGCGAGACAAGAAACGGCCCGTTCTCCGCGTCGGGGGAGCCAGACCGGAGGCGTACGTCCTGAGCTtgccgcagacgcagacagacgcGTTTCCGTCGAGCGCgcgaaaggaaggagacagagcaagacaaagaaaagaagagactgtGTCGCTTtccggagagagaaatccAGGTGTGGATGGAGCGACAGCATCTCACACGAAGCCGggggaaagcagaaaaggagacatgCGCTGTACCTCGGGACAGAGGTCACCAAGGGGCTCTCCGGGCGCGAACGCGAGAGTTTCGTCTGAGAACCGCGGCAAGGAAACGAGTcttgaggagacagaagcagtcGCGTCTCACAGGACGCTCGACGCATTGAACGCCCATCAAAGAGTGACAAACGAGGCGAGCTGGAAACGAGGGacaagcgaggagagacgggcgcaggttttcttgtctcttgaTGAACTGTTGATCTCTGTGGATAGCGAGTttgtgtcttcgttttcgtctaCGCCTCTGTCGGGGCTCGAGCTTGTGGCGCATACGCCTCATCCGGCCTCAGACACCAGCGGCTGTTCGTATGCCAGTTCGCGGACGAGATACGTCGCTGCTCAGAAAGAGCTGACTTCCTTGCCGGGAGGTCAagctctcttcctttttctgcagctccttACGCGACAGCATCCGTCGCTTCTAGCCAAGGTTGTGGCATCTTGCGTGAGGAAGACAGATCCTACGCGCGCCCCTCTGattttgtttcctcttctcgggCGCCCCCCCCAGAGCTTCTTCGATGACGCGTTGAGGAGTCACCTGCTTCACACGGCTTCCCTTTatctgcttctgctgcagAACGTCGAAGGCTGCCTCGCCGTGAGGACGAAGCGCGGCCTCCCTCTGCTCCAAGCCGCCCTTCGCCTTGGGGTCTTGGGCCTCGCGAGGAAACTCGTGCGTTTCCTCCTCGCGGTCGTCGCGCCcaacgcgacagagagaagcgagcgagGGTCAAGCAGCGAGTGCCTCGCTGGGTTGACGGGACGTGCGAGAAAAATGTGTGGCGCAGCCGagctggagacagaggcctTCGACGACAGAGAGCTCGAGGGACagggaactgcatgcgatgcAGAGGAAGCTGAGATGCCTTGGAGCGGCCGTGACGGAGCCCCGAAGCTCTGGGCGCCTCCGAGGCACTGGcccggagacaggaggccgagagcggagacacacgtgaagcgagaagacgagacagcagGCGCCGCCGACCGGAGGGGTCTTGTCAAGTGTGGGGAAAGAGACGCAAATCGAGGGAGACTTCCCGCGCGCGGGCGTTCTGGAAGCgacaggaggaaagaggcacATGTCGGTTGCGCGGAAAACGAAgtcaacgaagaaaaacaggaagtGATCCGCATCTACCGAGAGGTTGTTGACAGTGTCGGCGATTCTCTGTGGGGCGCCCTCGCCCACCTTCAGtggcttcgcctcttccagTTGACTTCTGCATTCGCGCTCGACCTCCCTGCTTGGCTTGTGCGCCTGCGGCCGCAgctctgtcgtctcttttctctcgagggTCCTCCTCTGGGCTCCTCCTTCAGTCATTCGAGCTCCTCTGTGGTTTCGTCGTCCAAGCACCCTTCTCCACCcccgtctcctttttcttctgcttcgtctgcggaGCTGGCTCGGGACTCGAAGCTGCAAGCGGTGCCCTTCGAGGCTGTCGtgctctcgctgtctctacAGCTCGGCCTCCCTGGACCgccgttttctgtgttttctcagTCCCAGTGGGAGGCGCTTTTCTCCCAGGTTTCTGCTGCGGCGTCCGACACACCCACTCTCACCACAccctgtctgtcttctcagGTGGACTCCAGCCTCGAACCGAGTAGGCTCGAGTCCCTGTGTTCGTCTGTCGACCCGCACAGTCCTCCATGGTTGAGTCGCTCGCCTCCTGCCCATTCGgctgtctccggtgtctcttctgatCGAAGTGACCATGCGGCAAGTGTGGAAGAGAGTGGCGGGGAAGTCCGAAGCGGCGTTCGTCGTTACGTGactcctctttcgcctccgaGTTTCCGGGAGTTTTGGATGCGAGACGACATGATTCTTCCGGAATCTTCTGCGTCCAGCCAGTCGCCGACAGAACGAAGAACAGGACCCCTCAGTTCGACGCCTTCGAGCATGCAGTTTGACAAAGcagcttcgccttcctcaccGTGGCTTCTGCCGAGTCGCTTGGCCCCGCCGGCCTTCGTTGCCGGGAGCGATGGCGAAGTCGCCCTGAGCGACGCAGTGGAGAATTTGTGTCAattctttcttcgcgtcttcaTTTCAGCTGATTTGCCGGTTCTTGCGCTGGCTCTTCTGGCTGCGGCCAGGGACGAAGCGGGGGTCAAGAGGATCTTTGCTCTTGCTCCGTCGCTGCGGTGTCGTGTACAGATGGAGAAAGAACGTCGAGGTCGAAGCGGAGAGGcaaagcagcgagaagaaagtgaacgTCGTGCTTTGGAGGGATtgggagaaagcgacgaagagaacaacagcaaacgcgagaggcgaaaggaCGAAGGCGGCTGGACGGGGATGTCCCGCGCTTTGCTGGAGTGGTTGACTTCTCTGGCGCAAAATGCTCGGTGA